A genomic segment from Brevundimonas sp. SORGH_AS_0993 encodes:
- a CDS encoding Rrf2 family transcriptional regulator — MRLSTKGRYAVMAMADLAKNGCGEGGEIRAVSLAEIAARQEISLSYLEQLFARLRKSGLVKSVRGPGGGYRLAKGAEETVVAEIVLAVDEPIRATRCVAHGSPKGCMLAGERCITHNLWEDLGDEIHRYLAGVSLEDVVMNRTGRGRRAPETAPTVGVAA; from the coding sequence ATGCGTCTGTCGACCAAGGGACGATACGCCGTGATGGCGATGGCCGATCTGGCCAAGAACGGCTGCGGCGAGGGCGGAGAGATTCGCGCCGTGTCCCTGGCAGAGATCGCCGCTCGGCAGGAGATTTCGCTGAGTTATCTGGAACAGTTGTTCGCTCGTCTGAGGAAAAGCGGGCTGGTCAAGAGCGTGCGCGGCCCCGGCGGCGGCTATCGCCTGGCCAAGGGCGCCGAGGAGACGGTGGTGGCCGAGATCGTTCTGGCGGTGGACGAACCCATCCGCGCGACCCGATGCGTCGCCCATGGCTCGCCCAAGGGCTGCATGCTGGCTGGCGAACGTTGCATCACCCACAATCTGTGGGAAGACCTGGGAGACGAAATCCATCGCTATCTGGCCGGCGTCTCGCTGGAGGACGTGGTGATGAACCGCACGGGACGGGGCCGACGCGCGCCCGAGACGGCGCCGACGGTGGGTGTGGCGGCATGA
- a CDS encoding cysteine desulfurase family protein, with protein sequence MSAIYLDYNASGLVRPEVLEVMAKALADNGNPSAVHAAGRRARARIETARAQVADLVGADPTAVVFNSGGTEANAQGIASALAAGCQRLIVSATEHPCVAETAVASGAPVEVMPVDADGVVDLAWLAQALKRPGRAVVAIHHANNESGVVQPIVEAAKLVRAAGAWLHVDAIQSAGKIAVDIRALDADTLTLSAHKLGGPQGVGALIFKEGVSGVRILHGAGQERGLRAGTENVPGVAGFGVAADCAARDLEAMRSHVAWRDAAEVKVKAAGATIIGGGVERLPNTLFIAVEGWDSPQQLITLDLTGVMVSAGSACSSGKVKPSKTISAMGLIALATGGVRVSGGWGTTEGDWARFADAWVDAWTKHKARAAARVREVA encoded by the coding sequence ATGAGCGCGATCTATCTGGATTACAACGCCTCCGGCCTGGTGCGGCCCGAGGTTCTTGAGGTCATGGCCAAGGCCCTTGCCGACAATGGCAACCCGTCGGCGGTCCATGCGGCCGGCCGCCGCGCGCGGGCCCGGATCGAGACGGCGCGGGCGCAGGTCGCGGACCTGGTCGGGGCCGATCCGACGGCGGTGGTGTTCAACAGCGGCGGCACCGAGGCCAATGCCCAAGGGATCGCCAGCGCACTGGCGGCGGGCTGTCAGCGCCTGATCGTCTCCGCGACCGAGCATCCGTGCGTGGCGGAAACCGCCGTGGCCAGCGGTGCGCCGGTCGAGGTTATGCCGGTCGACGCGGACGGCGTGGTCGATCTGGCCTGGTTGGCGCAGGCGCTGAAGCGCCCAGGCCGGGCGGTGGTCGCCATCCATCACGCCAACAATGAAAGCGGCGTGGTCCAGCCGATCGTCGAGGCGGCGAAGCTGGTGCGGGCGGCGGGCGCCTGGCTGCACGTCGACGCCATTCAGTCGGCGGGCAAGATCGCGGTCGACATCCGGGCGCTGGATGCGGACACATTGACCCTGTCGGCGCACAAGCTGGGCGGACCGCAGGGCGTGGGCGCCCTGATCTTCAAGGAGGGCGTGTCGGGCGTCCGCATCCTGCACGGGGCGGGGCAGGAGCGGGGTCTTCGTGCGGGCACGGAGAACGTGCCGGGCGTCGCGGGATTCGGCGTCGCCGCCGACTGCGCCGCGCGCGATCTGGAGGCGATGAGATCGCACGTCGCCTGGCGCGATGCGGCCGAGGTGAAGGTCAAGGCGGCGGGCGCGACGATCATTGGCGGTGGTGTGGAGCGTCTGCCCAACACCCTGTTCATTGCGGTCGAAGGCTGGGACAGCCCGCAACAGTTGATCACCCTGGATCTGACGGGAGTGATGGTGTCGGCGGGCTCGGCCTGTTCGTCGGGCAAGGTCAAGCCGTCCAAGACCATCAGCGCCATGGGATTGATCGCTCTGGCGACCGGCGGCGTGCGCGTGTCCGGCGGCTGGGGCACGACCGAAGGCGACTGGGCGCGGTTCGCCGACGCCTGGGTGGACGCCTGGACCAAACACAAGGCACGCGCCGCCGCGCGCGTGAGAGAGGTCGCCTGA
- the sufB gene encoding Fe-S cluster assembly protein SufB — protein MAAVKETIDAVAALEKYAHGFTSDIEQEFAPRGLNADIVRFISEKKGEPEWMLEWRLAAYERWLAMEEPTWAAVKYEPVDYQDLFYYAAPKQKEGPKSLDEVDPEILEVYKKLGIPLKEQEVLAGVQGAPRVAVDAVFDSVSVVTTFKEELAKVGVIFMPISEALREYPDLVRQYLGSVVPVSDNYFAALNSAVFSDGSFVYIPQGVRCPMELSTYFRINASQTGQFERTLIIADKGSYVSYLEGCTAPMRDENQLHAAVVEIVALDDAEVKYSTVQNWYPGDAEGKGGIYNFVTKRADCRGDRSKVSWTQVETGSAVTWKYPSCILKGEESSGEFYSIAITNGHQQADTGTKMIHLGRNSKSRIIAKAVSAGRSDSTYRGLVSVHPKATGVRNFTQCDSLLIGKDCGSHTIPYIEARNGSAQLEHEATTTRLSDDQLFYAQQRGLSEEEAVALLVNGFVRDVLQELPMEFAVEAQKLVAISLEGSVG, from the coding sequence ATGGCCGCCGTCAAGGAAACCATCGACGCCGTCGCCGCGCTGGAAAAATACGCGCACGGCTTCACCTCGGACATCGAACAGGAGTTCGCGCCCAGGGGGCTGAACGCCGACATCGTGCGTTTCATCTCCGAAAAGAAGGGCGAGCCGGAGTGGATGCTGGAATGGCGCCTCGCCGCCTATGAGCGCTGGCTGGCGATGGAGGAGCCGACCTGGGCGGCGGTGAAGTACGAGCCGGTCGATTATCAGGACCTGTTCTACTATGCGGCTCCCAAGCAGAAGGAGGGACCCAAGTCTCTGGACGAGGTCGATCCCGAAATCCTGGAGGTCTACAAGAAGCTGGGCATTCCGCTGAAGGAGCAGGAGGTGCTGGCGGGCGTGCAGGGCGCACCGCGCGTGGCCGTGGACGCCGTGTTCGACAGCGTATCGGTGGTCACGACCTTCAAGGAGGAGCTGGCCAAGGTCGGCGTGATCTTCATGCCGATTTCCGAGGCCTTGCGCGAATATCCTGATCTGGTGCGGCAATATCTGGGGTCGGTGGTGCCGGTTTCGGACAACTATTTCGCGGCGCTGAACAGCGCGGTCTTTTCGGACGGGTCGTTCGTCTACATCCCGCAGGGCGTGCGCTGCCCGATGGAGCTGTCGACCTATTTCCGCATCAATGCGAGCCAGACGGGCCAGTTCGAGCGGACGCTGATCATCGCCGACAAGGGCAGCTATGTTTCCTATCTGGAAGGCTGCACTGCGCCGATGCGCGACGAGAACCAGCTTCACGCGGCGGTGGTCGAGATCGTGGCGCTGGACGACGCCGAGGTGAAGTATTCGACGGTCCAGAACTGGTACCCCGGCGACGCCGAGGGCAAGGGCGGCATCTACAACTTCGTCACCAAACGCGCCGACTGCCGGGGCGATCGGTCAAAGGTGTCGTGGACGCAGGTGGAGACGGGTTCGGCCGTCACCTGGAAATATCCGTCCTGCATCCTGAAGGGTGAGGAAAGCTCGGGCGAGTTCTATTCCATCGCCATCACCAACGGACATCAGCAGGCCGACACCGGCACCAAGATGATCCACCTGGGCAGGAACTCGAAGTCGCGGATCATCGCCAAGGCGGTGTCGGCGGGGCGGTCGGATTCGACCTATCGCGGCCTGGTCTCGGTGCATCCGAAGGCGACGGGCGTGCGCAACTTCACCCAGTGCGACTCCTTGCTCATCGGCAAGGACTGCGGCTCGCACACCATCCCCTATATCGAGGCCCGCAACGGCTCGGCCCAGTTGGAACACGAGGCGACGACGACACGCCTGTCCGACGACCAGCTGTTCTACGCCCAGCAACGCGGCCTGTCGGAGGAGGAGGCGGTGGCCCTGCTGGTCAACGGCTTCGTCCGCGACGTGCTGCAGGAACTGCCGATGGAGTTCGCCGTCGAGGCGCAGAAGCTGGTGGCGATCAGTCTGGAAGGGAGCGTGGGTTAA
- a CDS encoding type II toxin-antitoxin system RelE/ParE family toxin has product MKDFEWSDPALTAFSDFLDHLDEHSLAAADRAEAEIKATLWRLAAHPHQGRLSRWPGLLEWSAADWKKIIVYRERPDGIRIIAFYDARQDLSAVHPNPND; this is encoded by the coding sequence GTGAAGGATTTCGAATGGTCCGACCCTGCGCTGACGGCTTTTTCTGATTTTCTCGACCATCTGGACGAACACAGCCTGGCGGCTGCAGACCGGGCGGAAGCGGAGATCAAGGCTACGCTCTGGCGTCTGGCCGCGCATCCTCATCAAGGTCGTCTGTCCCGCTGGCCTGGGCTTCTGGAGTGGAGCGCCGCCGACTGGAAGAAGATCATCGTCTATCGCGAACGCCCGGACGGTATTCGCATCATCGCCTTCTACGACGCTCGACAAGATCTGAGCGCCGTTCATCCCAATCCGAACGACTGA
- the sufC gene encoding Fe-S cluster assembly ATPase SufC, translated as MLSISNLHVSVGEKPILKGLTLEVPAGQVHAVMGPNGAGKSTLGYSLSGRPGYEVTEGAASWNGVDLLDLDPAERAAKGVFLSFQYPIEIPGVPALTFVRTALNAQRRARGEEEVAAPAFLKLVREASKALKMDFDMLKRPLNVGFSGGEKKRMEILQMALLEPSLLILDETDSGLDIDALRIVSEGVNALRSPDRAMLVITHYQRLLDYIKPDRVHVLAGGRIVASGGPELALELEAEGYDKYLPTAA; from the coding sequence ATGCTCTCCATTTCCAACCTCCACGTCTCCGTCGGTGAAAAGCCGATCCTCAAGGGGCTGACGCTTGAAGTGCCGGCGGGGCAGGTGCACGCCGTCATGGGGCCGAACGGGGCGGGCAAATCGACCCTGGGTTACAGCCTGTCGGGACGGCCCGGCTATGAGGTGACGGAAGGGGCGGCGTCGTGGAACGGCGTCGATCTGCTGGACCTCGACCCGGCCGAACGGGCGGCAAAGGGCGTGTTTCTGTCGTTTCAGTATCCGATCGAGATTCCCGGCGTCCCGGCCCTGACCTTCGTGCGGACGGCGCTGAACGCGCAGCGACGCGCGCGGGGCGAGGAGGAGGTGGCGGCGCCGGCCTTCCTGAAGCTGGTGCGTGAGGCGTCCAAGGCGCTGAAGATGGACTTCGACATGCTGAAGCGGCCGCTGAACGTCGGCTTCTCCGGCGGTGAGAAGAAGCGGATGGAGATCCTGCAGATGGCCCTGCTGGAGCCGTCGCTGCTGATCCTGGACGAGACGGATTCGGGCCTGGACATCGACGCCCTGCGGATCGTGTCGGAGGGGGTGAACGCCCTGCGTTCTCCCGACCGCGCCATGCTGGTCATCACCCACTATCAGCGCCTGCTCGACTATATCAAACCGGACCGGGTGCATGTGCTGGCCGGGGGCCGGATCGTGGCCTCGGGCGGGCCGGAGCTGGCGCTGGAGCTGGAGGCGGAAGGGTACGACAAGTACCTGCCGACGGCGGCTTGA
- the sufD gene encoding Fe-S cluster assembly protein SufD: protein MSTAFAIDLNDAGTFPSRRDEAWKYSDLKRHLREAPEPSPTAEVGAPGAFHDLGGEAIVFANGRPVGVTDFIASGERTLRLRYVSDAVGTGHTAGARVSARAGARLLLLETHEGAGSAYVAHNTLELDVAAGAEVTRVVLVEEPEDAISVSEAHVKVEAGGVYRQTIIATGARLQRIETRITHYAQGAQVQADGLYLLNGSRHADLTSVVRHVEHDGATSQLIKGVARDTARGVFQGKIVVERGADGTDARMGHHALIASERAEIDAKPELIIYADDVQCAHGNTVGTLDESALFYMQQRGIPADEARALLTHAFLIEVIDRIEHEGAREVAREWLTARL, encoded by the coding sequence TTGAGCACGGCCTTCGCCATCGACCTGAACGACGCCGGGACCTTTCCGTCGCGGCGAGACGAGGCGTGGAAATACAGCGATCTGAAGCGGCATCTTCGTGAGGCGCCAGAACCGTCGCCGACGGCCGAGGTCGGGGCGCCGGGGGCGTTCCACGACCTGGGCGGCGAGGCGATCGTCTTCGCCAACGGGCGGCCGGTGGGCGTGACCGACTTCATCGCCTCGGGAGAGCGGACGCTGCGGCTGCGCTATGTCTCCGACGCGGTCGGGACGGGCCACACAGCCGGCGCCCGGGTGTCGGCGCGGGCGGGAGCCCGGCTGCTGCTGCTGGAGACGCACGAAGGCGCGGGCTCGGCCTATGTCGCGCACAATACGCTGGAGTTGGACGTGGCGGCCGGGGCCGAGGTGACGCGTGTCGTCCTGGTCGAGGAGCCGGAGGACGCCATTTCCGTGTCCGAGGCCCATGTGAAGGTCGAGGCGGGCGGGGTCTATCGCCAGACGATCATCGCCACCGGCGCCAGGCTGCAACGGATCGAAACGCGGATCACCCATTATGCCCAGGGCGCGCAGGTCCAGGCGGACGGGCTCTATCTGCTGAACGGTTCGCGCCATGCGGACCTGACCAGCGTGGTGCGCCACGTCGAGCATGACGGCGCGACTTCGCAACTCATCAAGGGCGTGGCGCGCGACACGGCGCGGGGCGTCTTCCAGGGCAAGATCGTCGTCGAGCGCGGGGCGGACGGCACCGATGCGCGGATGGGCCACCATGCCCTGATCGCCTCCGAGCGGGCCGAGATCGACGCCAAGCCGGAACTGATCATCTATGCCGACGACGTGCAGTGCGCGCACGGCAATACGGTGGGAACGCTGGACGAAAGCGCCCTGTTCTACATGCAGCAGCGCGGCATTCCGGCCGACGAGGCGCGTGCGCTGCTGACCCACGCCTTCCTGATCGAGGTCATCGACCGGATCGAGCACGAAGGCGCGAGAGAGGTGGCGCGGGAATGGCTGACGGCGCGGCTGTGA
- a CDS encoding aminotransferase class V-fold PLP-dependent enzyme, protein MADGAAVTLFDPYAVRAQFPILSRSVNGKPLVYLDNAASAQKPRAVIDALVATMEGGYANVHRGLHTLSNEATEAYEAAREVVARFLNAPSPENIVWTKGGTEAINLVANGLGLSIQPGDEIIVSEMEHHSNIVPWHLLRERRGAVLRWIPVRDDGALDMAAYADLLGPRTRVVAVTHMSNVLGTINPVAEITAKAHAVGARVLIDGCQGAVHAAPDVQAIGCDFYVLTGHKLFGPTGIGALYGKAEALEALPPYQGGGEMIETVERNRVTYARPPHRFEAGTPPILEAIGLGAALEWLAQYDPAAVQAHEHGLYQHAVDRLAGQNWLRILGQADGKGAILTFAVEGAHAHDVAQIMDRYGVAVRAGLHCAEPLAKRMGVTSSTRASFALYNTVEDTDAFVDALIKARNFFV, encoded by the coding sequence ATGGCTGACGGCGCGGCTGTGACCCTGTTCGACCCCTATGCTGTGCGGGCGCAGTTTCCGATCCTGTCGCGGTCGGTGAATGGCAAGCCCCTGGTCTATCTGGACAATGCGGCATCTGCCCAGAAGCCGCGTGCGGTGATCGACGCCCTGGTGGCGACGATGGAGGGCGGCTACGCCAACGTCCATCGGGGCCTGCACACCCTGTCGAACGAGGCGACGGAGGCCTATGAGGCAGCGCGCGAGGTCGTCGCCCGCTTCCTGAACGCCCCGTCGCCCGAAAACATCGTCTGGACCAAGGGCGGGACCGAGGCGATCAATCTGGTGGCCAACGGCCTCGGCCTGTCCATCCAGCCCGGCGACGAGATCATCGTCTCGGAAATGGAGCATCACTCCAACATCGTGCCCTGGCATCTGCTGCGGGAACGGCGCGGGGCGGTGCTCCGATGGATTCCGGTGCGGGACGACGGGGCGCTGGACATGGCGGCCTATGCCGACCTGCTGGGGCCGAGGACGCGGGTGGTCGCCGTCACCCACATGTCGAACGTGCTGGGCACCATAAATCCGGTGGCCGAAATCACCGCCAAAGCCCATGCGGTCGGCGCTCGGGTGCTGATCGACGGGTGCCAGGGGGCGGTGCACGCCGCGCCGGACGTGCAGGCCATCGGCTGCGACTTCTATGTGCTGACGGGCCACAAACTATTCGGCCCCACCGGCATCGGCGCTCTGTACGGCAAGGCCGAGGCGCTGGAGGCTTTGCCGCCCTATCAGGGCGGGGGCGAGATGATCGAGACGGTCGAGCGGAACCGCGTGACCTACGCCCGGCCGCCGCATCGCTTCGAGGCGGGGACGCCGCCGATCCTGGAGGCTATCGGCCTGGGCGCGGCGCTGGAGTGGCTGGCGCAGTACGACCCGGCGGCGGTGCAGGCGCACGAACATGGGCTGTATCAGCATGCCGTGGATCGGCTGGCGGGCCAAAACTGGCTGCGGATCCTGGGTCAGGCGGACGGCAAGGGCGCGATCCTGACCTTCGCCGTCGAGGGCGCCCACGCCCATGACGTGGCCCAGATCATGGACCGTTATGGCGTCGCCGTGCGGGCGGGCCTGCATTGCGCCGAGCCGCTGGCGAAAAGAATGGGGGTGACGTCGAGCACCCGCGCCTCCTTCGCCCTATATAACACCGTGGAGGATACGGACGCCTTCGTGGACGCGCTGATCAAGGCGCGGAACTTCTTTGTGTGA
- a CDS encoding SUF system Fe-S cluster assembly protein codes for MTDETVQDSDAFRAAWDEPQKSALSQAELDKLTEDLIEALKTVYDPEIPVDIYELGLIYRVDVNDDRDVVVDMTLTAPGCPVAGEMPGWVETAVEKVEGVRSAKANLVFDPPWDASKMSDEAKLALNMF; via the coding sequence ATGACCGACGAAACCGTTCAGGACAGCGACGCCTTCCGGGCCGCCTGGGACGAACCCCAGAAGAGCGCCCTGTCGCAGGCCGAGTTGGACAAGCTGACTGAAGACCTGATCGAGGCGCTGAAGACCGTCTATGACCCGGAAATCCCGGTCGACATCTACGAGCTGGGCCTGATCTATCGCGTGGACGTCAACGACGACCGCGACGTGGTGGTGGACATGACCCTGACGGCGCCGGGCTGTCCGGTCGCCGGCGAAATGCCCGGCTGGGTCGAGACGGCGGTGGAGAAGGTCGAGGGCGTGCGCAGCGCCAAGGCCAATCTGGTGTTCGATCCGCCGTGGGACGCCTCCAAGATGAGTGACGAGGCCAAGCTGGCCCTCAATATGTTCTGA
- a CDS encoding iron-sulfur cluster assembly accessory protein → MTELQTASRPRRPRPKIVTLTDRAAERVREILANADNAYVGLRIGVKNGGCAGQEYTFAYADAIGPLDEVVEDKGVTVLIEPKAVLFLIGTEIDYETTRLASKFVFNNPNQTDACGCGESVTIVPAAAD, encoded by the coding sequence ATGACCGAGCTTCAGACCGCATCCCGTCCGCGCCGCCCGCGTCCCAAAATCGTGACCCTGACCGACCGGGCCGCCGAGCGCGTGCGCGAAATCCTAGCGAACGCCGACAACGCCTATGTCGGTCTGCGGATCGGGGTCAAGAACGGCGGCTGCGCGGGGCAGGAATACACCTTCGCCTATGCCGACGCGATCGGGCCGCTGGACGAAGTGGTCGAGGACAAAGGCGTGACCGTCCTGATCGAGCCCAAGGCGGTGCTGTTCCTGATCGGCACCGAAATCGACTACGAGACCACGCGGCTGGCGTCCAAATTCGTGTTCAACAATCCCAACCAGACCGACGCCTGCGGCTGTGGCGAGAGCGTGACGATCGTTCCGGCCGCCGCCGACTGA
- a CDS encoding TfoX/Sxy family protein — MTYEADFGEWVREHLAGLGRLEIKRMFGGAGVYASGVMFAVLDDGVVWLKADEALAAALEAEGARPFTYPTRTGASVSLGFWGLPEAAVDDPDLAVDWARRSLDVALRKAAEKKPRKSRSR; from the coding sequence ATGACCTATGAGGCGGACTTCGGCGAATGGGTCCGCGAGCATCTGGCGGGCCTGGGGCGGCTGGAGATCAAGCGGATGTTCGGCGGGGCGGGGGTGTACGCATCCGGCGTGATGTTCGCCGTGCTGGACGACGGCGTGGTCTGGTTGAAAGCCGATGAGGCCCTGGCCGCCGCCCTGGAGGCCGAAGGCGCGCGGCCCTTCACCTATCCGACCAGGACCGGCGCGTCGGTCAGCCTGGGCTTCTGGGGCCTGCCGGAGGCGGCGGTCGATGATCCGGACCTGGCTGTGGACTGGGCGCGCCGCTCTTTGGACGTGGCGCTGAGAAAGGCCGCCGAGAAGAAGCCCCGGAAATCCCGGAGCCGTTAA
- a CDS encoding ABC transporter ATP-binding protein, whose protein sequence is MANLRLVEVKKAFGAVPVLKGVDLEIADGEFVVFVGPSGCGKSTLLRTIAGLEDATTGQVWIGDRMVNDLSPSDRGIAMVFQSYALYPHMTAYQNMAFGLSLAKTDKAEIDRRVRGAAETLGITDYLDRKPKAMSGGQRQRVAIGRAIVREPQVFLFDEPLSNLDAALRVRMRYEFARLHAELKTTMIYVTHDQVEAMTLADRIVVLNGGRIEQVGAPMALYDHPANLFVAGFIGSPKMNLLAVTLVEASATGAVVQIEGGQTLRVAVDAASARPGDKATLGVRPEHLSLSGDGDVLTAQVMFVETLGAAALAHLNHPAASDTLTVQAPADLKAQPGEALTLHVPAAQAYLFDVEGQAFRRL, encoded by the coding sequence ATGGCCAACCTCCGTCTTGTCGAGGTGAAGAAGGCGTTCGGCGCCGTCCCGGTGCTGAAGGGCGTCGATCTGGAGATCGCCGACGGCGAGTTCGTGGTCTTCGTCGGCCCCTCGGGCTGCGGCAAGTCCACCTTGCTGCGGACCATCGCCGGCCTGGAGGACGCCACCACGGGCCAAGTCTGGATCGGCGACCGGATGGTCAACGACCTGTCCCCGTCGGACCGGGGAATCGCCATGGTGTTCCAGTCTTATGCGCTCTATCCGCACATGACGGCCTATCAGAACATGGCCTTCGGTCTGAGTTTGGCCAAGACGGACAAGGCCGAGATCGACCGCCGCGTCCGCGGCGCCGCCGAAACCCTGGGCATAACCGACTATCTGGACCGCAAACCCAAGGCCATGTCGGGCGGCCAGCGCCAGCGCGTCGCCATCGGCCGCGCCATCGTGCGCGAGCCGCAGGTCTTTCTGTTCGACGAGCCCCTGTCGAACCTCGACGCCGCCCTGCGTGTGCGGATGCGCTACGAATTCGCGCGCCTGCATGCCGAGTTGAAGACCACCATGATCTACGTCACCCACGATCAGGTTGAGGCGATGACCCTGGCCGACCGCATCGTGGTGCTGAACGGCGGCCGAATCGAACAGGTCGGCGCACCGATGGCGCTTTACGACCACCCGGCCAACCTATTTGTCGCCGGCTTCATCGGCAGCCCCAAGATGAACCTGCTGGCCGTCACCCTCGTGGAGGCGTCGGCGACCGGCGCGGTCGTGCAGATCGAAGGAGGCCAGACCTTGCGCGTCGCCGTGGACGCCGCCTCGGCCCGCCCGGGCGACAAGGCGACCCTGGGCGTGCGGCCCGAACACCTGAGCTTGTCCGGCGACGGCGACGTGCTGACCGCCCAGGTCATGTTCGTGGAGACCCTGGGCGCCGCCGCCCTGGCCCACCTGAACCATCCCGCCGCCTCGGACACTTTGACGGTCCAGGCCCCGGCCGACCTGAAGGCCCAGCCCGGCGAGGCGCTGACCTTGCATGTGCCCGCCGCGCAGGCCTACCTGTTCGACGTCGAGGGTCAGGCTTTCCGCCGACTTTAA